Proteins from one Hoplias malabaricus isolate fHopMal1 chromosome 2, fHopMal1.hap1, whole genome shotgun sequence genomic window:
- the med28 gene encoding mediator of RNA polymerase II transcription subunit 28 yields MSSSVSGMFSGAQATMSAPVPGSAAPLSAPSLGRALNNSAGGAGAGAGGAGSLVDDLEASFEACFASLVSQDYVNGTDQEEIRTGVDQCIQKFLDVARQTECFFLQKRLQLSVQKPEQVEKEDISELRNELQRKEMLIQKHLAKIHHWQQVLEDINVQHKKPTEMPQGPLAFLEQASANLPAAIKPN; encoded by the exons ATGTCGTCGTCGGTAAGCGGGATGTTCTCTGGAGCCCAGGCCACTATGTCGGCTCCTGTGCCCGGGTCCGCGGCTCCACTCTCGGCTCCGTCTCTGGGCAGAGCCCTCAACAACAGCGCCGGCGGAGCAGGAGCAGGGGCGGGAGGAGCGGGCTCTCTGGTGGATGATTTGGAGGCTTCTTTCGAG gCATGTTTTGCATCTCTCGTGAGTCAAGACTATGTGAATGGAACAGACCAAGAGGAAATTAGGACCG GGGTTGACCAGTGCATTCAGAAGTTTCTGGATGTGGCCAGACAGACAGAATGCTTCTTCCTTCAGAAGAGACTACAGCTGTCTGTACAGAAACCTGAACAGGTGGAGAAAGAG GACATATCAGAACTGAGGAATGAGCTCCAAAGGAAGGAGATGTTGATTCAGAAACACCTGGCTAAGATCCATCACTGGCAGCAGGTCCTGGAGGACATTAATGTCCAGCACAAGAAGCCGACAGAAATGCCACAAGGACCTCTGGCTTTTCTGGAGCAAGCCTCGGCCAATCTACCCGCTGCAATCAAACCCAACTAA